One Esox lucius isolate fEsoLuc1 chromosome 1, fEsoLuc1.pri, whole genome shotgun sequence genomic region harbors:
- the LOC105010936 gene encoding olfactory receptor 8I2-like, translated as MLHDPMYLFICNLCINGIYGASTFYPRLLYDLLFDSHVITYIGCMTQVFGIYSYAFCEFTNLTVMAYDRYVAICKPLLYHTIMTIQKVKTLIFLTWLLTWLESGVGVALTAMLPLCGTDIDKLYCSNWAVVKLSCIDTTLINSYGFILTFSHVSQIILILFSYVNIVKASLRSRVERRKFLQTCLPHLITMTNFTISIVFDVMYARYGSNTSLLALRNIMSVEFLVVPPLLNPIIYGMTLTQIRKRLMINLLRPLGLGCYE; from the coding sequence ATGTTGCATGACCCCATGTATTTATTCATCTGTAATCTGTGTATTAATGGTATCTATGGTGCCTCAACGTTCTACCCAAGGTTACTTTATGACCTTTTATTTGACTCTCATGTGATAACATATATTGGGTGTATGACACAGGTATTTGGCATCTACTCCTATGCTTTCTGTGAATTCACCAACTTGACCGTGATGGCATATGACAGATATGTTGCCATCTGTAAGCCTTTACTCTACCACACTATCATGACTATTCAAAAAGTGAAGACACTGATTTTTCTAACATGGCTTTTAACATGGCTAGAGAGTGGTGTTGGAGTGGCACTAACAGCTATGTTACCACTCTGTGGCACTGACATTGATAAACTCTACTGCTCAAACTGGGCAGTTGTTAAGCTCTCATGCATAGACACTACTCTGATTAATTCATATGGCtttattctgacattttctcATGTTTCTCAAATAATACTAATCTTGTTTTCCTACGTGAATATTGTCAAAGCATCATTGCGTTCTCGGGTGGAAAGAAGGAAGTTCTTGCAGACATGTCTGCCTCATTTAATCACCATGACTAACTTCACCATATCCATCGTATTTGATGTGATGTACGCTCGCTATGGCAGCAACACCAGCCTGCTGGCCCTGAGGAATATAATGTCTGTGGAGTTCCTAGTGGTGCCTCCTCTGTTGAACCCCATCATATATGGGATGACACTCACTCAGATTCGGAAAAGA